The Meles meles chromosome 6, mMelMel3.1 paternal haplotype, whole genome shotgun sequence DNA segment cccaggaccctgagatcatgacctgagccgaaggcagcggcttaacccactgagccacccaggcgccccgtttctAGATCTTTTCAATGGGTAAGGATAGAAATTACTTCAAGAGTTCTTACTGGCAATTCCTGGCTAAAGGGTTTTTAACTTCTTCTGTATCACATCTGTACCTCCTATCTGTCACGCAAAAAAATTCTGGTTCTCAAGGACACAGGCCATGAGAGTATTAGAAATCCCGTAATTGCTCAGTTGCTTTATAGTCAACAGATTTTAAGCCCTAGGTAAATTAGCatacttccccctttccttctgcacAGGGTGCTACAAGAAGATAATGTATAAACACTTGTCATCAGTCACTTCGGAAGACAGAACGTTCCCTTGTGTAGCCCAGAACTGGACACGTGTTGGAGGAGCTCTGTGCAGTCGCCAGGCTCCAAGGTGGGTTGGGAAGAGGGAGGACAGTGTtagccaaaaaaggaaaaaaaaaaaaaaaagtgttctcctctcctctctagCCTAGCCCGCCCTCTAGTGGGGATGCTGATGAGGAGGAAACAGCCAGAGGCAGGTCCGACAGAAAGTCAACTAGCTGACACTAGCTATCACTAGAACAGGACCTAAAATGGGTGCAAAAGGTAGAAAAGCTCTCTGTGACTTTAAGTGGCTTCAAGTGTAGCTGGGAAATGCAAAAGCTGCCCAAATGAGAAGCACTGTACAAAATGCACCAAGCAACAAGCCAACTTTCAAAGTCATGACAGGGAAGGGCAATAGTTTCTCAAAATgacttaattattattattttaaaagaaatgctatTTTCTTTCAAAGGAACACCCTCTTTAAATGTATATGAGTATTTATATCTTAGCATAAGAAATACTCATATACATTTAAAGAGGATTTTAAATTGTGTAATACTTGAATTACACTGTAATTTTGAAGCAGGaaaagtttaattttacttttagaatgattttgtattattattacttataaaTGTTACAGATGTTCAGTGgaatttccaattaaaaaaacatgatAGACATAATTTTGATAGAATCATTTTTCCATAGAGGTTGATCTAGATAACTGTTAAAAGTTGAATTTGTTCTATATTTCTTaatgttttggtttgtattttctGCTTGATATCAAACAGATTCAACTGACATGGCATTTCAGTAACAAAttctattttgtatctttttgatAATTTGGGATACATTTTGTTCTAAGTTATGAGATAGgaataaaattagttttaagaCCTCGAGTAagtcatttaatttcttaaaatatcttctACGTTCTTGTAATGTCTAATGATGAAATAGTGAGCATCTAAAATACCCTTCTGTACCCATATTCTTTAAGGATAAAAGAAGGctagataggggtgcctgggtggctcagtgggttaaagcctccgcctttggctcaggtcatgatcctggggtcctgggatcgagccccacatcgggctctctgctcagcagggagcctgcatcctcctctctctctgcctgcttctctgactacttgtgatctctctctgtcaaataaataaataaaatctttaaaaataaaaaaaaattaaaaaaaggctaGATAACTTATTGAAATTGATCAGATGAATTTTTGTCATCATCCCCCAAAGTATAGATTATTTTTGACCTTAcagtgatctatagattcaaaatAAACTAGgttgttaaaaatacaaaataaataaataaacaaacaaacaacaaaaaagaggatTTTAGGGGCCTCTaggtggctcaagtcatgatcccagggtcctggatctgagccctgctcagcagggggaatctgcttctccctctcctcctgcccatgctcatgtgcactctctctcactcactctctctgtcaaataaataaaatattttcttttaaagattttatatatttgacagagagagatcacaagcaggcaaagcagcaggcagagagagagggggaagcaggctcagatatggggctcgatcccaggaccctgagatcatgacctgagctgaaggcaaaggcttaacccactgagtcactgagtcaggtgcccctcaaataaataaataaataaaatctttaagaaataaaataaaaagtattataagTCACAGGTGACAATCAAGTTCATAAGCTTAAAAATCTtttacatacaaaaatcaatcagtgggggtgcctgggcatcggcatcgggctctctgctcagcggggagcctgcttccttctctctctctgcctgcctctctgcctacttgtgatctctattggtcaaataaataaataaaatcttaaaaaaaaaaatcagtggatccagaaataaaattgtatattctTTAGCATTTGACTTAATGTTAAGACTCATTTTGGtcataaaatttcatatttttaaaaatattcaccatgacttttaatgttttattcaatGACATATATACGCAAATTCTATATTTCAAAGGCCTGAAtttctatttcagttttaaaCTGGATTTGTAAGTGCTAAAGAAGAGAGGAGGCTAAGAAAAGGtggaaagaggaaattaaaaaatgcattatttaaaaaaaaaggaatttaggaGATGAATGTCACAGaagtttttgttccttttttgtgTAACTTAAAGTactcaaaatatattaattttgtccATGCTACACCTCTGTATATTTGATGCTCTGTTCATACTATACCTTTGTCATTAGTTCATGCAAGGCCTtccccattttattatttgtttaatgatATAATGAACCTGGATACTTTTAGACCTTTTTAATGGGGAATTGAAACCATATTATTTTTGCATCCATCACAACATGCCACCAGAAGAACTGACCaccaccttttttatttttatttatttattaagatttatttatttgacagagagagatcacgagtaagcagagaggcaggcagagagagaggaggaagcaggctccccactgagcagagagcctgatgtggggctcgatgccaggaccctgagatcatgacctgagctgaagacagaggctcaacccactgagccacccaggtgcccaccaccACCCTTTTTAAAACCTACCAATGAAACTTGCACAATTTCCCAtgccataaaaaaagaagactgaatcATTCTGATATGTTTGTCTTCCAAACAATTAtgaaccataatttatttaaccaatattCTCCTGTATTGTAGTATATTGGGCctatttgtttccagtgttttACTCTTATCACTAATTGCTATGTTGAACATAAATCTTAAGGCTAGATTTAGTATATAGGTCCCAGCTAGATTCCTGGAAGTGGTACCACTGGGTTATGAGGGAGTCCACTGATAAAGACAAAGTTTCCCCCAGATAAGAAATTCTCCTGGGAAGGTGCAAAGGTGGAAACAGCACAGAATTTATGGGCATATTTACTTggcagaaataatataaaatgaggctgataaaaaaaaaatagacaaccaGGTTAGGAAGTCTGTATTTGAAACAATAAACAAGAATGAACCACTTGTAGGTTAAGAACTAAATGCGGTTGGAGAAAAAATCTTTCCAGCAGATCAACTAGGAGAGGCAAGAAGTAATGAAAATTTGATTTGGGGTAGTGACAGTAAAAACAACTTCAACGAATTAGCTAAAGAATCTATAAGACTTGAACTATATCTAAAGGACAAACAGGAgggaaagattttgtttgttttaatgatttcAGATTTTCCAGGGTGGATAACCCGGAAACCACAGAATCCTAAGGTCTCAACAGATGTCACAGGGAAATTGACTGTAAGTTACCTGACCATTAGAGGTGGGTGACCGTCAGAACAGACTACATAATTAGTAGAGCCCAGAGCAAGATGAAAATGCGGGGTGCTGGTTCAAATACTAAGAATTTCGGACAGCGACAGCAGGACATTAAACCAAGCACGGGGCCCTTCTAAGCGTAGAGCCCTGTACAGATCCCACGCCCATATGAAGACGCCTCTACTGACGAGAGACGATAAGCTCGACTCTAGGCGTCTGGAGACCGAGAAGCGCCCCAGTCTGACTACACCCTCGCCCTCCCAGGGACAATGAGCGATAGTAGGGCCCACGGGATCTAAGAACCCTCGCACCCATCCCTGACCTCAGGGGGCTTCTGGGAGAGCTCGCAACACTTCTAAGAGAGTGTGGACTGGAGGCGCTGAGGTGCAGCTTGgacccagggcctttgcacccgGCGCGGCGAGGTCACTCGACCTCCAGCCTTGGAGAGGATCCCGAGACGTGGCATGTCCCGGCCTTGGACTCAGCGGGTTATTCATAAACCCGGAGGACAAGTAGGAGGCGGCACTCGTGCACTCCCCGTATAAGGTGCGGGGAGATGAGAGGCCCGCGGGAGACCGAGAGCCTAGGGAAGGTCTGCAAATCCTGGAAAGCGCAGGGGCGTAAGGACAACAGACGGAACCGGAAAGGCCCCTAAAGACCCTTCGAGTATTAGGGAGCGTCTGCAAAGACCCCGGAGGGAATCCAAATGTCATCTAAAAAGTTGCCAAAGACGCTAAGGGGTGGTCTAGAAAGGGCAATCCCCACAAAACAAGGCTGCCGGAGGCTAAACCTGGAAGGGAGGGTGTGGAGGACTGCCCATCTGTGACGTGAAAACACCCTAAAGGCGCCGGTCACCCCTTAGGGCCCAACCGGCAGAAGCCGcaaccagcaaaaaaaaaaaaaaaaagaaaaagaaaaaggctgaaGCCGGGGGGGCAGAGGGTTAGGAGAAAGGGAAGCCCTTAGAGATCGTCTGGAAATTGCGAAGCCAAACTAACTTGAGGGGCCGACGGCAAATTGTATCCTTCgctaaagacacctccaggtaGCGAACCACCAGTTTCTTTTGTAAGCTCCGCCCCTCACCTATTAAGCTTAGTTCTGTTGTCTCCGATTCAGGAAGCTGCGGGTTCCTCATTTACTCCTCCCAAGAGGGAGCAAACGCCCCTCCTCAGTAGCGcgctttctcctcccctcccatccctCACGCACTTTCTCCCGCCCATCTGTCAATCACTGTGTTCAGCTGTCCAGTTAGCGGGCCAAGGGGGCGGAGTTGTCAGGGGCAACGCGTGACGTCCGCAGTCCTCCGGCCGGGAAGCCAGGAGATGCATGACGAAGGAGGCGCGTGACGGAGGAGCGGTTGGCCAGCGCTGCGGCCTCCGTCGGTGTAAACAAGGCCTCGCGCCGCTGCGGGTCCTGCGACCGCTCCTGGCTGGTGGGTGGTCTCGCGCGGGGCAGTAACCGCCGGCTTCAGTGGGAGGGGCTTCTtggcttcctccctgcctcccccacttgGCGTACACACCCCCGGCACACCACGTGGGCGTGGGGCGAGAAAGGAGGGGGTGTTAGGCCGAATTCTAACCTCATTGGTTGTCGCTGCTGCCGGCTTTCGCAAAGGAGTGCTCTGATTGGTCGGTAAGGGGGGGCGTCGGGGGGTCTCAGAGCCCTAAGGCTTCTGATTGGTTAGATAAGATAAGCTAATGAGACGCTTTCTTCCGCGAGGGGTTTTGATTGGCCGGCCAGAGAGGTTACCTGGAaattcacccacccacccctccagGGACTTTGATAGGTGAGTTTGAGGTAGAAAACTGAGAAATTCCTCTTCAAAGGATTCTCATTGGTGAGCTAGGGTAGCGCCCTAGGCTTCACTCTGATTTTTCTTGCTTCACAGGATTGGGGAAGGTTTGTGTTCCTGAAGCCTTGGGAGTTGTCACAGGCTACTGTGAAGGGATTTCAGTCCCTAGGAAGGGTCGCACTCCTAGAGATAGCTACCGCTCTATCTCGGGAGTCCCTGGTGTTTCTAGAGCAGGCTTTGCTTTCACCAAACCCAAGGAGGTGACAGGAGGAGTCCCTGCACAGGACCTAATGATGCTGTGACCAGAAGATGGGATCACGGAACAGCAGCAGTGCAGGAACTGGGTCCGGAGACCCCTCCGAGGGCTTGCCCCGAAGAGGGGCTAGCCTACGTCGGAgcgaggaagaagaagaggaggatgaAGATGTGGATCTGGCCCAGGTACTGGCCTATCTCCTCCGCAGGTAACTTACCCTCTGATGTGTCCCCACCAGGGACCACCACAGTCCCTTGGTCCCAACTCCAGGCAGGGAGGTTACAGAGGCTAGGGAATGGGATTAGCTCAGACCGGCTGTTCTGTTTGAACTTTCCTTCTGGACACTCATGGCACTCAGTTCAGAACCCAATAAGAGTAGTTCTTAATTAGGGAGGGTCACGAAGGCAATTtgcttttgtgtttgtgtttaggGGGGCCGCCTCTCTAGCTAAGACTATGCAAGTGTAATCTAtttcccaagtaaataaaaaaataaaaacgttaCCCTGATGGAAAAGGTGTGATGTGAGGGGTAAAGAGAAGAGCTGGGGAGGTGGGTGTTGAACTTTGGAGAAGTTACGGACATGTGATATTAGGCCATGTGGATTTACTTGAAAAACAAGTTTAAATTAACCTAACTCTAATCCTGTTCTTGAGGAAAGAATGCTTTGAGGAAAGTGACCACCACCGGTAATTGACTGGAAAGGTGTACCACTTGGCTCTGTTTCCCAGCTGTGGCTCCTGGGGGAGAAGACAAGCCTGGGAATCCCTTCAGAATACTGTGTTCTGTGCCAGACTGCTCAGGCAGAGGTTCGGAAGGAAATGCTCTCAGGAATTTTAGCTCTCTAGGAAGTAGCTGAGTAGGTCTGTCAACCCCCATGGAATGTTGGAGTTCTCTACTCCTGCTGTAAGCATGAAGATTCGTTTCCTATGGTGTCTTTTAGGAGACTGAAAACAACAGCCAAGGTCTAGTCAGCTGCAAACTTCAAAACAGAGACAGTGTGAGGGTTTGAGTAGCAGGTGGTCTAAGAGCTCAGTAGCCATTGACTCTGAATTTGGTTGGTTTGGGGAAGGGATCCTCCCTTTTATCATGGGCATTTTTCCACAGAGGCCAAGTGAGGTTGGTGCAGGGCGGTGGTGCAGCAAATTTACAGCTCATCCAGGCCCTCTCGGACTCGGAGGAAGAGCATGACAGTGCTTGGGATGGTCGTCTTGGGGACCGATACAACCCACCCGGTAAGAGGAAAGGCCAACTGAGACCTTAACATTGGAATACTTTCATTGGAAAAccctttttctgttttattacaAGAACAGTAGGTGAAGTAGAAAGAAGATGAGATAATTCAGGGAATGAGAGCGTCTTTGCAGCCCCAGTCTCTTCAGCTGCATCGAGTGGGCTGGAGCACAGTTCTGGGGCTGGAAGACCTAGGGTGGAATTTCTGCTTGGTACTCACAGTGGATGCAACCCCTGACACCCGGGAGCTGGAGTGcaatgagatcaagacccaagtgGAGTTGGCCACAGGGCAGCTGGGGCTTAGGCGGGCAGCCCAGGAGCACAGCTTTCCTCAGATGCTGCACCAGGTAGGCCTCTCCACCTCCAACCAGCCTGGCAGCAGGCCTCTCGAGGTAGCCAGAAGTTCTGCCTACCCCAGAGGAGAGGGAAGTAAGCCCTCCAAGGAAGCCTCGAGTGCTGGAGCTGGAGAGTGCTTAGCCAGCCTGCATTGGAGTTTGGTGGGACTTACTAGTGTGTGGGGTGTCCATTTCTGTAGCAAGAGCACTATCTTTGGAGGAGGGGGTTTGGTGCGGCTGAAGTGGCCCTCTGTTTCTGCTAGCAATATTCCCCAATCCCTTCCTTTAGAGAGAACGGGGCCTCTGCCACCGGGGAAGCTTCTCCCTTGGAGAACGGTCTCGAATGATGTCTCAGTGAGTATGGGGCTTGGTGGAGAGACTCTAAGGGCCAGATAGGTCTTATCCCCTAAACTTTGAAGGGACAGGTGTGAGAGGATCCTCAGGGATATTGAAGTTAGGTCGAATGGGGTCGAAGCTTGAGAGAAAACAAACTGGAGGAGTATAGAAATTGaggattgaatgaatgaaagagaaggaatCATACCCCAAGCCAAAAGGGAAGTCTTCCTTGCACTCACACCCAGTTCTGTTAGGATTCTGCTAACCAGGACCAACTTCACCCTCAGCTCCCTTTACCTTCACTTTCCCTCTGCTTTCCCAGCTTCCTGCCCAATGATCTGGGCTTCACTGATACCTACTCTCAGAAGGCTTTCTGCGGCATCTACAGCAAAGATGGTCAGATCTTCATGTCTGCTTGCCAAGGTACCAGACCCTGGTCCTACCAAGTGCCGTGGCGCAAGAAACATAACCCCGACTGAGGCTAGAAAGCTCCAGATCCGGGGAACTCAGACCCTGGGTTAAGTCTGCTTAGCCAGAACATGTTTCCCACGATCAAGGGAAGATTCCACAGACGTACAGTGGAAGTGAGGTCAGATATAGAGAGGCTGTAAGGAGGGGGTTCCCTAATTCTGCCTGATCCCCATTTACCCAGACCAAACAATCCGACTGTATGACTGCCGGTATGGCCGCTTCCATAAATTCAAGAGCATCAAGGCCCGGGACGTAGGCTGGAGCGTCTTGGATGTAGCCTTCACCCCTGATGGGAACCACTTCCTGTACTCCAGCTGGTCTGATTACAGTGAGTATGCCCCAGACTTCCACTGGCTCTCCAGCCCGGGACCCCAGGTCTCCAAACGCCCCTGTGCTCTGTGCCCAGACTCCATGCCTTCTCCTGGGAAGGTCACCCCCACGGTCCAACACCCTCATCCTTTGTTCCATCTCCTGCCTAGCTCCACttctgccctccttcccccagccctgaaagatttcttgtttctcttgcctctcttAGTTCATATCTGCAACATCTATGGGGAGGGAGACACACACACCGCCCTGGACCTAAGGTACTGCCCGTTAGAAACTTCTCAGGGAAGGCTCCTGGAGGAGTAGACCTCTTGAACTGGAACCCCTGCTTAGAGGAAAAAGTACACTGGTTGCAAGTGTCTCTGTGTGGATTCCTGGGAGGGAAGCACCCATCCTTGTCAGGTGGTTGTAGGATTATTTCAGGGTGCTCACGGAGGGGATCCACATTCTGGGATGTGTtggcaagacttcattttcccctctgaAGTACGCCTTAACAACCCTCGTTCAATTCTGTGTAGAGGAACAGAGGCTGAGGGAGGTCCTCTTGACTCGGCTCCCCTTTTGCTCTTTTCAGGCCAGACGAGCGTCGCTTTGCAGTCTTTTCCATTGCTGTCTCCTCCGATGGACGGGAAGTCCTAGGAGGGTGAGTATGGTAGGGGACGGAGCCCTTGATCCGTGAGCTAGGAGTTCTCCCAGAGACCTGCTCTGCTCCTGCAGAGACTGTACTGGACACTACTATCCAGGCAGCTACAGAGAACAGCCAGCCCTTTCCCAAGATCAGCAATTACAAGCTACTTCACCTCTTACTCACTCTTTCCCCAGCACGAGATGGAAGGTCTCAAACCTCCTTGCAGACATAGCTAACTTTAGTCTCGCCTCCTGCGTGAAAGAAGACCAGGGCTTGCCCCTCAGCGAGACTTTGCAACAGGGACTGTCCAGAGCACATGTAGCACTGGTTCTCTCAGTTCCGGCTCCAGACCCCTCTCACCCCTTCCCTTTCAGGGCCAATGATGGCTGCCTCTATGTCTTTGATCGAGAACAGAACCGGCGCACCCTTCAGGTATTGCTTCTGAGACTTagagcctctgcctcctgctcggTGGCCTAGGAGAAGACCTAGAGAGAGAGGTCCTAGGTATTCTGGCTTCCTGCTTCCCTAGATTGAGTCCCATGAGGATGACGTGAATGCAGTGGCCTTTGCTGACATAAGCTCCCAGATCTTGTTCTCTGGGGGCGATGATGCCATCTGCAAAGTGTGGGATCGACGCACCATGCGGGAGGATGACCCCAAGCCTGTGGGTGCGCTGGCTGGACACCAGGATGGCATCACCTTCATTGACAGCAAGGTGGGCTGGGAAGCAGACCTGCGTAGCCAGGTTACAGTCGTCCAGGAGCCTGTCAAGGGGGCTGGGTGTGGGAAGTCCCCAAGCTCCTTATTCAGGTTTGCAAGAGCTGGAGTTTAGGGAAGGGGCTTAACCCTGGGAACACGAGATCCTTCTGTATTCACAAGGCCTCAAGGAGCAGGGCAGGGCTTTCTGCAGAAGGAAAAACGATTAATCCAGGATTGACTGGGAGGCCCAGCCAGTACCCTGGGCAAAGAAGGGCAAACCTAGCCAGAGGGTTGGTTCTATGGTAGAAAACCAGTGGCAAGCTCGCCTTAATGAATAAAGAGGCAAGCTAAGTCAAAAGACTGGCATTCTTACCCCTCACCTGGAGAAGCAAACCTACATGGACAGACACTGGTGTTCGCAAGCTCTAACACCTGGGTATCCATCTGGGGATTCACAGGGTGATGCCCGTTATCTCATCTCCAACTCCAAAGACCAGACCATCAAGCTCTGGGACATCCGACGCTTTTCTAGTCGGGAAGGCATGGAGGCCTCGCGGCAGGCTGCCACACAGCAAAACTGGGACTACCGCTGGCAGCAGGTGCCCAAAAAAGGTGAGCAGAGAAAGTGGAACCTAAGATCTGGAGAGTAAAGAGTCAGGGGTGGCAGTTTACATAGCTAACCCCTGGTAAGGCCTGGCCTGGACACAATGGATATGACTGTAGCCTTGGGGTCTCCACCCCCCACTGTGCCACCTCACCAGGCGTTAACTCTTCGTTTGTCTAATGGTGGGGAAAGTGGGGGGTTCCTAGGGCTGGGTGCCGGGGATCACTCAGAACCAAGACAAAAGTGTTTCAGTATCTTCACAACCAGCAGAGCCATCTTGGGGAATATTAGGTGGGGAAAGAGCCACCCGCTGGGGATTGAAAAGGTGGTTGGTGAGCATTAGTCTTTGCTCAGTACTAATGGTACGGGAGAGTCCAGGCTCCCTAACCTAGGGCTCTCCATGCATTGCTACCCAGCCTGGCGGAAACTGAAGCTCCCAGGGGACAGCTCCTTGATGACCTACCGGGGCCACGGGGTGCTTCACACCCTCATCCGCTGCCGATTCTCCCCCACCCATAGCACCGGTCAGCGGTTCATCTACAGCGGCTGCTCGACTGGCAAAGTGGTCGGTAAGGTTCATGTCAGAACAGGGGGCCCAGGAACAGGCACAAGTGTTTCTCTGGCATTTTACTTCTAACCACCAGAGACTGCCTTAAAAATCCCATTGGTGACTATGAGTGACATTTAATTGAGCTCGCAGCAGATTGGGCTtcaacagagaaatagaaaaccttgtattcatcagcattttaaattaagaaaggGAACCTAGAGTCCTAGTCAGTAAATATAATAGCTTACCAGAAATGCACTTCACTGTGTTTTGTAGCcagtcaaggaaggaaagagatggCAGATGAAAGGTAGAGGAGGACAGGAACAAAAGGACAGCAGCTCCGAGTAAAGGACGTGCGGCCACTAAAGGAGGAGGTGTGTACAgaaagacacacaaacacacctcCGGCCATATGGAGCCTCAGCCGGTGCGGTACCTAGGGGGGCACCCGGATAGAGCCCCCCTCAGGGAGAAAGATGCACCCCCATCCTGATGAGGAAGAGCAGGTCTGGACCTCTCAGCCCATTGTTCACTTCTGCTATGCCTTCCGTGTCTTGTGGCTTTCTCCAAAAACCGATGTAAAGAGCTTTAAAGCCACATTTCGTTTTCTTAGCTGTAGACCCTGTGATGTTTAGCTAAGGGCCAGGGAGAGATACCCAAACTCTGCTAGACCACACACTCAGACCGATGTagggagaaagggaacagaagtgGAGGAATTAGAGCATCTTCTGGTGGGGGCTTTGCTCCCCTGCAAAAGTGGGGAAGTTGCCTGAGAGGTAAGCAGTGCAGCTCTGGAACCATGAGGGGTGCTTGGAAGGTCCTCTGGCTTTCCCTTCTCCACTCTGGCCTTCCCTGGGCAGTGTACGACCTCCTCAGCGGTCACATCGTGAAGAAGCTGACCAACCACAAGGCCTGTGTGCGTGACGTCAGTTGGCACCCCTTTGAGGAAAAGATCGTCAGCAGTTCGGTGAGGttgtagggggtggggggaccagCACGTTTCTGGGACCCGGACTCAGGAGGGGCAGCACCCCTGACTACTTGCCGCCTTCGGCCTGCAGTGGGACGGGAACCTGCGTCTATGGCAGTACCGCCAGGCTGAGTACTTCCAGGACGACCTACCAGAGGCTGAAGAACCGCCCAGCGCCCCTGACCCCGTGCCCCACCCCTCTACAGCCTTTTCCTCACCCCAGTAGATCTGCTTTCCAGCCCCGTCCACGGGTGAGCCTCTGACAagctctctgcctcttcctgcctttctcccttcTGGGAGATCTTTGGGGAATCACTGGCATTGGATGGGGAGACGCACAAGCCCCAGATTTGGGGCCCTTGCTGAGCCCTGGAACAtcctcgctgcggagcagagtgGTCTCCTCGTGTGCTCACACCAGGTTGGCTTGGTTCTCTATCTCTGGCCAGAGTCCAGCAGAACTGCCATAATCTGAGGTGTGGCCCTTGGCAGCAGGA contains these protein-coding regions:
- the DCAF11 gene encoding DDB1- and CUL4-associated factor 11 isoform X1; amino-acid sequence: MTKEARDGGAVGQRCGLRRCKQGLAPLRVLRPLLAGGDRRSPCTGPNDAVTRRWDHGTAAVQELGPETPPRACPEEGLAYVGARKKKRRMKMWIWPRGQVRLVQGGGAANLQLIQALSDSEEEHDSAWDGRLGDRYNPPVDATPDTRELECNEIKTQVELATGQLGLRRAAQEHSFPQMLHQRERGLCHRGSFSLGERSRMMSHFLPNDLGFTDTYSQKAFCGIYSKDGQIFMSACQDQTIRLYDCRYGRFHKFKSIKARDVGWSVLDVAFTPDGNHFLYSSWSDYIHICNIYGEGDTHTALDLRPDERRFAVFSIAVSSDGREVLGGANDGCLYVFDREQNRRTLQIESHEDDVNAVAFADISSQILFSGGDDAICKVWDRRTMREDDPKPVGALAGHQDGITFIDSKGDARYLISNSKDQTIKLWDIRRFSSREGMEASRQAATQQNWDYRWQQVPKKAWRKLKLPGDSSLMTYRGHGVLHTLIRCRFSPTHSTGQRFIYSGCSTGKVVVYDLLSGHIVKKLTNHKACVRDVSWHPFEEKIVSSSWDGNLRLWQYRQAEYFQDDLPEAEEPPSAPDPVPHPSTAFSSPQ
- the DCAF11 gene encoding DDB1- and CUL4-associated factor 11 isoform X2, yielding MGSRNSSSAGTGSGDPSEGLPRRGASLRRSEEEEEEDEDVDLAQVLAYLLRRGQVRLVQGGGAANLQLIQALSDSEEEHDSAWDGRLGDRYNPPVDATPDTRELECNEIKTQVELATGQLGLRRAAQEHSFPQMLHQRERGLCHRGSFSLGERSRMMSHFLPNDLGFTDTYSQKAFCGIYSKDGQIFMSACQDQTIRLYDCRYGRFHKFKSIKARDVGWSVLDVAFTPDGNHFLYSSWSDYIHICNIYGEGDTHTALDLRPDERRFAVFSIAVSSDGREVLGGANDGCLYVFDREQNRRTLQIESHEDDVNAVAFADISSQILFSGGDDAICKVWDRRTMREDDPKPVGALAGHQDGITFIDSKGDARYLISNSKDQTIKLWDIRRFSSREGMEASRQAATQQNWDYRWQQVPKKAWRKLKLPGDSSLMTYRGHGVLHTLIRCRFSPTHSTGQRFIYSGCSTGKVVVYDLLSGHIVKKLTNHKACVRDVSWHPFEEKIVSSSWDGNLRLWQYRQAEYFQDDLPEAEEPPSAPDPVPHPSTAFSSPQ